In Photobacterium atrarenae, the sequence GAACTTATACAAGTGCCTGAACGAACCTTGCGTCGCTGGCGTACGTCAAACGGTCATGTATTGGCTGATCTTCGCCCTCTGGCTATCCGACCGGAGCCGAAGAATAAATTGTCAAAGCAAGAGCGCCAGCACATTCTGGACGTCTGCAATGACGCTGAATATGCCAGTTTACCACCCAGCCAAATCGTGCCGCGACTGGCTGATAAGGGAGACTATATTGCTAGTGAATCAACCATATATCGTGTACTGAAAGCCAATGATCAATTACACCACCGAGGACGGGCAAAACCACACAAGCCCGCCACGGAGCCAGTCTCTCATGTAGCGACGAAGCCCAATGAGATCTGGACTTGGGATATTAGTTACCTGCCATCGAATGTCCGCGGCCTGTACTGGTATCTCTATATGGTCATTGACATTTACAGTCGCAAGATCGTTGGCTGGGAAGTCCATGACCGTGAATGTGGTGCGCTAGCTTCTCAGTTGATTGAGCGCGCGACATTCAGTGAACGCTGCTTTGTAAAACCGCGTTATCTGCACTCAGACAACGGAGCGCCAATGAAGTCACTGACCTTGCGCGCAAAGTTAGACGAAATGGGCATCAGTACATCGTTTAACCGTCCCGGCGTCAGCAATGACAACGCTTACTCAGAGTCATTGTTCCGTACCACTAAGTACCGCCCGGATTATCCAGCGCATGGTTTCAAGGATCTGGCAGCAACACGTGAATGGATGCTGAACTTTGTAAACTGGTACAACAACGAGCACCGCCACAGTGCGATTAAGTTCGTGACGCCCGCGGAGAGGCACCGCAACCTGGATGCCAAGGTGTTGGCGAAGCGACATACTGTTTATCAGTTGGCAAAAGCCAAACACCCTGAGCGTTGGGCTAAGGATACTCGAGACTGGTCACCGATCGGCGCGGTAACACTAAACCCTGAAAGGGCAGATAACAACCAACAAGGCGGTCAAAAAAGAGCCGCTTAATTAGAGAATCTGGTCAACTACCTTGAAATCTACCGCAAATCGCGCAGTACCAAACACTGTCAATTGATGTTGGCGGCGGTTCGGCAGGTAAAACACTGGGATGGTGCCTTGGAAATCCGGAAAGAGAGTGGCGAGGATGCCTGGCTGAGAGCCATCCTCCAACCTGTGGTCACTGAGGGGATTCAACAGTTTGTTATATATGCATCTGAGCTGACGCGAACGATTACGGCATCACGTGAGCAGGAAGATTTGGTGAACGCACTTCATCGCTCTACAGCCGTAATCGCGTTTAGTCTGGAGGGGATCATTCTGGATGCCAATGAGAATTTCTTATTATCCATGGGCTATGAAAAGTCGCAGATTGTTGGTCAGCATCACCGAATGTTTTGTGAACCTGAAGAGGCGAATTCGCAGAAATACCAAGACTTTTGGAACAAGCTTGGCCGAGGCGAATATATTTCATCCCGGTTTAAGCGTGTCGATAGTGAGGGGAATATAGTCTGGCTGGAAGCGTCTTATAACCCGATCTACGACGGGCATGGGGAGCTGTATAAAGTGGTTAAATTTGCAACAGTGATCACCGAACAGGTGAATCGTGAAATAGAAATCGCTCACGCTGCCTCCGTTGCCCTTGATGTCTCTGCCGAAACCGGGCAGCAAACCACCCGAGGGAAAACCGTAATTGACGCATCCACCGAAAAAGTCGAGGAGCTGGCGCGCCAAATGACCCTTGCTAATGAAGGGGTTCAGGCTCTGAATCAACAGTCTCAGAAAATTAGCGAGCTTGTAGCCAGCGTTGATGGTATTGCGAGTCAAACAAATCTATTGGCATTGAATGCTGCGATTGAAGCCGCTCGGGCGGGGGACCTGGGACGGGGATTCGCGGTGGTGGCAGATGAAGTTCGTCAACTGGCATCACGAACGACTCAGACGACGGAAGAGATTGTCGCCGTGGTGTCGGAAAATCTGAAGTTGATGGAAAATGCGGTGCAAACAATAGAGCAGAGCTTGTTGCAGGCTTCAGAGGCTTTGGAGTTATCAAAAGAAGCCGGGCAGGTTATGAGTGATATTCGGCAGGGGGCTGAAAAGGTGGATGCTGCTGTAGGTCGATTCGCCCAGCAGTTGTCTTAGCACAGATTGAGCCGGAGTAAAGGGAGATAATATACCGTACTACAATATTGGTAATGAAATAGGCCATACCGGTACTCCGTGATGTGACAGGCAGACGGAATGTGAGAGGCTGCTTGTGGGCAGCCTTGTGATGGATGTGGGGGATGTATCAGCTGCTTTCAGAGAAACAGAATCCACAGATTGCAGTATCATGATGTTTAGGCATTCAAGCTTGGTGTGACGCATGGTTTGCTCCGAACATTCAGTGACATGATGAGACATGTTTTTTTCGATGGTTGAATTTGTTGTATAATGATGATGAGGGGAGTTGAACAGGGATGTGATGCTATATGGATTTTTTTCATGACCGTCTAGAAATAGGTGGCGTCCAGTATAACTGTTATATGTCATATGATCATGACTTCGTCTTGGTACCATACTTTATTGATAAAGTTGATAAATTCTTCATTTCCTCTGGCGTTATCGTAAATGGGAACCATTTTATTGTGCAAGGTTTTTCTTTCGTAGAAAGCCTTGGTTTCGGCGGGGGAGACTTCTTGGTTAAATTGTTTATTCAGTCTGTCATTATATGCCAACCGAAGTGATTTTATGCTCTTGTCAATGATTATCGGAAGCAATTTTCTCACACCGGATTATTTCTTTCGAATATTGAACCCATTCATAAAATAAACGACTGAAAGCGTCTTCGAATAATTGTCAGAGCCGGACTCAAGGTGATGAATGACAAGATACACTAGATTCGCATACTTTACGATACTGATTTAATCCAGTGATAACTTTTCTCAGAGAAATCGGTTTGACAATATAATCTAGTGGTTTTTTAATAAGAACCTCTTTTACAACGCTGGCATCAGTTTCTCCTGAAATAATGATGACAGGTGTTTCTGGCGTTAACTGTTGGATTTGAGAGAGAAGACTAATGCCATCGAGGGGGCGGCTCAGGCTGAGGTCAAGGAAAATGAGTTCAAATTTTCGACTGGTGATTGCTTTGAGGGATTCGTTCGCATCTTTTTTATGTATGATTTCATCAAAAACCGCCACCTTTCGTGACCTTTCATGCCGGAGTAGCTGAGAGATAATCGTCGCGACAATATAATTGTCATCAATAATCAGGCACCCTTTGGCCATAGCATTTATCCTGTACTGTCTCAGTATGAGCACCACCCTAGCTAATAATGTAGCACTGATCCCTGCGATGAACAGAGTCAGCCACAAAAAAAGAGTATGTCATTAGGAACGACATTAAAAACGATGCTCTCATGGGATGTTGTTCATTTTTATCTTTTTGTATGCATCATTAAATCCTTTGTTTGTGATTGTGATAACTTGAGTCTTACTTGAGACTGTAAATAACTTCGTGTAATTGCCTATTATTAAAGCCAGTAATGGCTAAGGATAGGCTCATGGATAAAAAACAACTCGAAGCGCTTGCTCGTGAAGCAGCGAAGTCCATCAATACGGAAAGTGACCTCAACGACTTTCGCCAAATGCTAACCAAGGTGACCGTTGAAACTGCGCTCAATGCTGAATTAGACGAGCACCTTGGTTATGAAAAAAACGCTGAACACCCGTCGACAAACTGTCGTAATAGCTACTCCAGCAAAACGCTCATTACTGATGACGGCCAGGTCTCAATCGATACGCCACGTGACCGTCACGCCAGTTTTGAATCCAAGCTCGTTAAAAAGCATCAAACCCGCTTTCAGTCAATGGATGACAAGATTTTAAGCCTGTACGCCCAGGGGATGACGACACGCGAAATTGTCGCCACTTTCAAAGAAATGTATGACGCCGACGTCTCGCTGTACAGGAGCAACGAATTATCTAATGAAGCAAAGTGTTGTCGGCGGCGGCAGAATTCCGGCCCTGATGCAGATGTTTGACGGCCTGAATCAGAAATACGGCTCAGATACACTGTTCCTGGCCGCTCAGGACATTAAACCCAAATGGGCGATGCGTCGCGAGTTCCTGGCACCACAATACACCACCCAATGGCGGGATCTGCCGGTGATACGGTGTGCTTTCCCTTGAGTAACTTCACGTATGCACTGCCACAGTAAGCATTGCATTTAACAGATTTCCATGCATATCAGAGCCAAGCCGTAATAAGTAATGGCGTTCTTGCATAGCTCCAGAATGCTTAGATCAGATACAAATAATTCCATGCTATAGCTACCGTTCAACTGAATTGAATAACTTTTGAGTATTATTTGATGAGGCTTTTTAATTGCTGGATAAATGCTTTGAAATGCGGTATGAATTCAGAAAAAAGTGGATGCTTCCTCTCTTTCATCATCACAGTTCCAAGTAGACGTAACCCTACACCGGCTTGTGTTGCTGCCTGCTCGTCAAGTCCGCTATGGCTTTTCAGTTTGTCGACAATTGCAAATAGGTCTTCTCGATCTTGTAGTTCAAACGTCAAGCTTGCAGGGCTGTTTGACTCCTCTGAGCTCGTTTCTTCAATTGTGACGCGGTAGTGTTTCGGTTTTCTGAATAAAGATTTCAACTGACTTTTCTCCTGGATAAAGCGGATACTTTGTTTTGCTCAAGCTTTCTTCATCAATCATCAAAAGATGCTTTACTGAAAATGTACTGTACTATACAGTACGATTTTGGTAAAGCAAATCAGTTGAGTTTTTTATGAAGAAGAAGATTGTCGCGCTATCGTTGATTCTAGGCACATTCGTTACAGCACTCGTTGGGCTCTATCAACCAGAAAGGATAACGACAGATAACGCTTATATACATTCGGATGTCACAGCGATTTCTCCAGAAGTCGGTGGTCAAGTGAGTCGTATCTTTGTGTCTGATAATCAATGGGTTTACAAAGGAGATCCCTTGTTTGCGATTGATGAGGAGGATTTTCTGGTGAACCAGCAGATTGCAATGTCAGCACTTGATGTTGCAACAGCGGCACTGACAGCGAATCAAACCAAAACCGATATGCAGCAGGTGAAAATCGAGCAAGCTAAACAGAAAATTCATAGTGCAGAGGCTAATGCAAACCATCATCGGGCAGAGTTGATGCGTTTTGAACGGCTGTCTGAAAAGCAGTTAATCAGTAAAAATCTAATCGAGGCACAAAAGGCGCGTTCAATTGACGCAGACAGCAGCCTAGAAACGGCGAAACTGTCGCTTTCAGCAGAGCAAAAGCAATATGAAGCATTACTGACTGAGAGAGTGCAGTTGACGGCACAGCTTAAGCAAGCACAATCTCAACTTCGCTTGGCCAACATTGCATTAGAACGCACAGTCGTAACAGCTCCATTTAGTGGGTATGTGGCAGACCGGCAGGTTCAGGTCGGTAAGTATGTCCAGCCTGGCATGGGGCTGATGGTCATGGTGCCTGACTATATCTGGGTGGAAGCCAATTTTAAAGAGACTCAACTTGAACATGTGAG encodes:
- a CDS encoding response regulator, giving the protein MAKGCLIIDDNYIVATIISQLLRHERSRKVAVFDEIIHKKDANESLKAITSRKFELIFLDLSLSRPLDGISLLSQIQQLTPETPVIIISGETDASVVKEVLIKKPLDYIVKPISLRKVITGLNQYRKVCESSVSCHSSP
- a CDS encoding IS3 family transposase (programmed frameshift) — encoded protein: MPRYSEERKAAILKKLLPPHNKTIPEVAAEEHISEATLYNWRSKLRSEGKPVPGSEKNSEQWSAEAKFATVIETASLSETELSQYCREKGLYPEQVKAWKLACISGAAQAEQSKKTEQTERKADKKRIRKLETELRRKDKALAETAALLVLFKKAQRLVRSRGRGRLTPLDERQTLLQLFDEAVANGAPQYKTAELIQVPERTLRRWRTSNGHVLADLRPLAIRPEPKNKLSKQERQHILDVCNDAEYASLPPSQIVPRLADKGDYIASESTIYRVLKANDQLHHRGRAKPHKPATEPVSHVATKPNEIWTWDISYLPSNVRGLYWYLYMVIDIYSRKIVGWEVHDRECGALASQLIERATFSERCFVKPRYLHSDNGAPMKSLTLRAKLDEMGISTSFNRPGVSNDNAYSESLFRTTKYRPDYPAHGFKDLAATREWMLNFVNWYNNEHRHSAIKFVTPAERHRNLDAKVLAKRHTVYQLAKAKHPERWAKDTRDWSPIGAVTLNPERADNNQQGGQKRAA
- a CDS encoding DUF3861 domain-containing protein; the protein is MKSLFRKPKHYRVTIEETSSEESNSPASLTFELQDREDLFAIVDKLKSHSGLDEQAATQAGVGLRLLGTVMMKERKHPLFSEFIPHFKAFIQQLKSLIK
- a CDS encoding HlyD family secretion protein, with protein sequence MKKKIVALSLILGTFVTALVGLYQPERITTDNAYIHSDVTAISPEVGGQVSRIFVSDNQWVYKGDPLFAIDEEDFLVNQQIAMSALDVATAALTANQTKTDMQQVKIEQAKQKIHSAEANANHHRAELMRFERLSEKQLISKNLIEAQKARSIDADSSLETAKLSLSAEQKQYEALLTERVQLTAQLKQAQSQLRLANIALERTVVTAPFSGYVADRQVQVGKYVQPGMGLMVMVPDYIWVEANFKETQLEHVRSGQNVEVMLDMFPDRTLHGRVASITPATGAQFSLLPPQNATGNFVKVVQRVPVRIELDIPDDLKKRVYPGLSAEVSIQLSQEG